In Candidatus Binatia bacterium, one genomic interval encodes:
- a CDS encoding glycosyltransferase family 39 protein, with product MLGLYVGVGVFDHEIWAPVEPTIAGVVWNMVDTGNLAVPFVNHDAWVEKPPFYYWLAWASAGSLGGLDAGTLRLPAALLGLGCLGFVFWTSRRTWGTEVACITTLAAAASVMLWDTAHRASSDISATFFTFLCFALFTRSLHRTQGSTPDRRQPWDLAFCITLAASFYAKNVFTFLLVLPPVVVFLLLARQPRRLATLGIITAVALVVLLTPWIVAVYLEGGTEPLRIIFYDNTLGRFLPMDEEYALQFTTTMSDAMIAEKEPALFYVPRLFAYPLPWTAIFLVALVDLFRTRRAHGDFERFLLVGVLTMPIVLTLSSAKSTDYMVPILFFDVLIIGRLVASLIRGRPLEAWERVLVLANVLVALVLIAVFPIVLAILFGSATTLVFAPPAALTAWWLWSRLRQDAPNARWCFDFGASAVVAATLGLAIAIPAVDVDKSYGPYFDDVQPLAANRHLVTTFHEINRLPLINYYLERRAETFETFAPVATLLEGNDPIAAFVRCHRYAEHRVRLEATPGISMLAEPERKDICFVWNHARAPRLPLRRTGS from the coding sequence GTGCTCGGACTCTACGTAGGTGTCGGCGTGTTCGACCACGAGATCTGGGCGCCGGTCGAGCCCACGATCGCGGGCGTCGTCTGGAACATGGTCGACACCGGGAACCTCGCCGTCCCGTTCGTCAACCACGACGCCTGGGTCGAGAAGCCGCCTTTCTACTATTGGCTGGCCTGGGCCAGCGCGGGCTCCCTCGGAGGACTCGACGCGGGAACGCTGCGGCTACCGGCGGCGCTCCTCGGCCTCGGATGCCTAGGGTTCGTCTTTTGGACCTCCCGACGCACCTGGGGCACGGAGGTCGCTTGCATCACGACGCTCGCCGCCGCGGCATCGGTGATGCTTTGGGATACCGCGCACCGCGCGTCCTCGGACATCTCCGCGACCTTCTTTACGTTCCTGTGCTTCGCACTCTTTACGCGCAGCCTCCATCGGACTCAGGGAAGCACGCCGGACCGACGGCAGCCGTGGGACCTCGCGTTCTGCATCACGCTCGCCGCGTCGTTCTACGCGAAGAACGTCTTCACGTTCCTGCTCGTTCTTCCGCCCGTGGTGGTCTTCCTGTTATTGGCCCGGCAGCCGCGCCGACTGGCCACCCTCGGCATAATCACCGCGGTCGCCCTCGTCGTCCTCCTCACCCCGTGGATCGTGGCGGTCTACCTCGAAGGGGGCACGGAACCTCTGCGAATCATCTTCTACGACAACACCCTCGGGCGCTTCCTCCCGATGGACGAGGAGTATGCGCTCCAGTTCACGACCACGATGTCCGACGCAATGATCGCCGAGAAGGAACCCGCTCTCTTCTACGTCCCGAGATTGTTTGCCTACCCGCTTCCGTGGACGGCGATCTTCCTTGTCGCCCTCGTGGATCTGTTCCGAACCCGGCGCGCCCACGGAGACTTCGAGCGCTTCCTCCTCGTGGGCGTCCTAACCATGCCGATCGTTCTGACTCTCTCGAGCGCGAAGTCCACAGACTACATGGTCCCCATCCTGTTCTTCGACGTGCTGATCATCGGCCGTCTGGTCGCGAGCCTCATCCGGGGTCGGCCGCTCGAAGCGTGGGAGCGTGTCCTCGTGCTCGCCAACGTGCTCGTCGCGCTCGTGTTGATCGCCGTCTTTCCGATCGTGCTCGCGATCCTCTTCGGCAGCGCCACGACCCTCGTTTTCGCGCCACCCGCCGCGCTCACCGCGTGGTGGCTCTGGAGCCGGCTTCGCCAGGACGCACCGAACGCACGCTGGTGTTTCGACTTCGGGGCGAGCGCGGTCGTGGCCGCGACACTCGGTCTCGCGATTGCGATTCCCGCCGTCGACGTCGACAAGTCCTACGGCCCCTACTTCGACGACGTTCAACCACTCGCCGCCAATCGCCACCTCGTCACGACCTTTCACGAGATCAATCGCCTTCCGCTCATCAACTACTACCTCGAGCGACGCGCCGAGACGTTCGAGACGTTCGCGCCCGTCGCCACCCTGCTCGAAGGCAACGATCCCATAGCCGCGTTCGTCCGGTGCCACCGATACGCGGAGCACCGCGTACGCCTCGAAGCCACCCCGGGTATTTCGATGCTCGCCGAGCCCGAGCGGAAGGACATCTGCTTCGTCTGGAATCACGCGCGCGCTCCACGCTTGCCCCTGCGTCGCACGGGCAGCTAG
- a CDS encoding TerB family tellurite resistance protein, which yields MVSLLRKIGFQGDGPPTKKGEVHDRIHAELSRLGEERVEYLAAFAGLLARAAFGDLEISEEEERAMKDCLRKTAGLEDKDAELVAHIARNATEALAGVEDYLLTRTCNDRATPQEKEVLLDCMYEVAAADGTVSNAEDEEIKQIGSALMIQHARMMDVRAKYRDKLSILRNLPS from the coding sequence ATGGTCAGCCTTCTCAGAAAAATCGGGTTCCAGGGCGACGGCCCTCCTACCAAGAAAGGCGAGGTGCACGACCGCATCCACGCCGAACTCTCGCGGCTCGGCGAGGAACGCGTCGAATACCTCGCCGCGTTCGCTGGCTTGCTCGCGCGAGCGGCCTTCGGCGACCTCGAGATCTCCGAGGAGGAAGAGCGCGCGATGAAGGACTGCCTTCGGAAGACCGCGGGCCTCGAAGACAAGGACGCAGAACTCGTCGCGCACATCGCGCGAAACGCCACCGAGGCATTGGCCGGAGTGGAGGACTACCTCCTCACTCGGACGTGCAACGACCGCGCGACGCCACAGGAAAAGGAAGTCCTCCTCGACTGCATGTACGAAGTCGCCGCCGCGGACGGAACCGTGTCGAATGCCGAGGACGAGGAGATCAAGCAGATCGGCTCCGCGCTGATGATCCAACATGCACGCATGATGGACGTCCGCGCGAAGTACCGGGACAAGCTCTCGATTCTGCGCAACCTCCCGTCCTGA